One window of Halichondria panicea chromosome 7, odHalPani1.1, whole genome shotgun sequence genomic DNA carries:
- the LOC135339157 gene encoding NACHT, LRR and PYD domains-containing protein 3-like — protein sequence MIQKEKIQRGRIDDEFVRLSITGKIDDILLQKTPVNLTNIFSEIGNRRNFVLIEGAPGSGKSTLALHICQEWAEGKLFQEFDIAILVRLRDPLVREAKKIEDLLPCRKSTHASQIGDEILETDGKGVLWVLDGWDELPSDLHGDSIITKLVEPGFAQESPLHKSAVIVTSRPSSSAKLHPRVSSRVEVLGFTPHQLEQYFTECLNGDSQAVQTLLERIRENPVVEGSCYLPLNASIVVNCFLSDNHSLPTSNHGIFISVVQSSLKRYLQDRLGKTTPVGDITSPDSLPSEIRTETVQMCQLAYHGIEKNKATFTDNDLAALRITKEISYVGLLQTVPSIISNGHLVYYCFLHLSIQELLAAIHISLMSPKQQISVFQKLFGSPRFSAVFQFYAGITKLSTSRPILSLLPRFLCPVPATVFDLVRKVVKKEKEKEYGEPKPLLLSLINCLYEAEDSSLCVFVANLLNHNLNLDSTTMNPIDCLSVGYFVSACSNTSNGFTLHLNNCSISEQGCKFLARGLSKCPNSNNDIPTAGIHIAKIIENTSSISELDLSNNAIGNSGLSTLCEVLSTNTSLKILDLCRCSLTISDDNGAALYQLLNTNNSLEHLNLSGNTVTSCRHIAAGLAVNKTLRTLSLGSCKLTDQSIEELSTGLINNIEGLYIGGNDSITEDGMKPLARHLTTHCSELTLLVIPGRLRSCIETVFRDANKERKRNGLPEIYVG from the coding sequence atgattcagaaggagaaaatacagagaggaagaatcgacgatgaatttgttaggctatcaatcacaggaaaaatcgacgatattttacttcaaaaaactccGGTTAACTTGACTAACATTTTCTCTGAGATTGGAAATAGacgaaactttgtgttgattgaaggagctcccggctctggcaagagcacccttgctctacacatctgtcaggagtgggcagagggaaaactgttccaagagttcgatattgcaatcctcgtgagactgagagatccaCTTGTTAGAGAAGCCAAGAAAATAGAAGACCTTCTCCCTTGTAGGAAATCAACACACGCAAGCCAGATTGGAGATGAAATTTTAGAAACTGATggcaaaggtgtactgtgggtgctggACGGGTGGGACGAGCTTCCTTCTGACCTCCATGGAGACTCGATCATCACCAAACTAGTTGAACCAGGCTTTGCACAAGAAAGTCCGCTACATAAATCCGCCGTCATTGTAACATCTCGCCCGTCGTCTTCAGCTAAGCTCCACCCACGTGTATCGTCCAGGGTGGAAGTGttggggttcactccacatcaactagaacagtattttACCGAGTGTCTGAATggtgactcacaagctgtgcagactctactggagagaattcgagagaaccctgtggtagaaggtagctgctacctccccctcaatgcttccattgtCGTTAATTGCTTTCTTTCTGATAACCACTCACTCCCCACATCCAACCACGGGATATTCATATCAGTTGTCCAAAGCTctctcaagagatacctcCAGGATAGGTTGGGGAAGACCACTCCAGTGGGAGACATCACATCCCCAGACTCACTGCCCTCGGAAATCAGAACAGAGACCGtacaaatgtgtcaacttgcatatcaTGGGATCGAAAAAAACAAAGCAACATTTACTGACAATGATTTGGCCGCTCTTCGCATTACGAAGGAAATTTCATACGTTGGACtattacaaactgttcccagTATCATTAGCAATGGTCATCTGGTTTACTACTGTTTTCTCCACCTgtctattcaagagctactagcagcaatccacatctctctcatgtctcccaagcaacaaatttctgtattccagaagctgtttggtagtcctcgattcagtgcagtcttccagttttatgctggtatcaccaaactgaGTACTAGTAGACCAATCCTCAGTTTGCTACCTCGATTCTTGTGTCCAGTTCCAGCCACTGTTTTTGATCTGGTCAGAAAGGTTGTCAAAAAGGAGAAAGAGAAAGAGTATGGTGAGCCGAAGCCCCTTTTGTTGTCcctcatcaattgtttgtacgaagctgaagactcgtcactgtgtgtgtttgtggctaatcTTCTTAATCACAATCTAAATCTTGATAGCACTACAATGAATCCTATCGACTGCCTCTCTGTTGGATATTTCGTATCAGCTTGTTCCAACACCAGTAATGGATTCACACTGCACCTCAACAATTGCTCTATTAGTGAAcaaggctgcaaatttcttgcccgaggactctccaagtgtcccaactctaataatgatattcctaCAGCAGGGATACACATCGCTAAGATTATCGAGAACACTAGTTCAATATCTGAATTGGATTTGTCTAATAATGCCATTGGTAACAGTGGGCTTAGCACACTCTGTGAGGTCTTGTCAACtaacacatcattaaagaTCCTGGACCTGTGCAGGTGCTCACTAACAATATCAGAcgacaatggagctgccctctatcaacttctaaatacaaacaattccctcgAACATCTTAATTTGTCTGgtaacacagtgactagctgtcgtcacattgctgctggacttgcagtcaataagactctgagaaCATTGTCCTTGGGTTCCTGTaaactgactgatcagagtatcgaggagctatcaactggactgatcaacaATATTGAAGGACTGTACATTGGGGGTAATGActcaataacagaagatggaatgaagccgcttgccagacatctaaccacccactgctctgaactgacacTATTGGTGATACCCGGCCGCCTAAGATCCTGTATCGAGACAGTATTCAGGGAcgctaacaaagagaggaagagaaatggactaccTGAGATTTATGTGGGGTAA